One part of the Candidatus Eremiobacterota bacterium genome encodes these proteins:
- a CDS encoding CoA transferase: MGSAPPPLAGVRVVEVGNFMAVPFCGMQLADLGAEVIKVENPRGGDLTRGTGPFLDGESSNFVRLNRNKRSLALDLKTEDGKALFRRLVASADVVIENLRPGTMDGLGLGYAALCDASPRLIYLAATGFGNDGPYAQMAGLDIIAQAMSGLMSITG; the protein is encoded by the coding sequence ATGGGTTCCGCTCCGCCGCCGCTGGCCGGCGTCCGCGTCGTCGAGGTCGGCAACTTCATGGCCGTGCCGTTCTGCGGGATGCAGCTCGCCGATCTGGGCGCGGAGGTGATCAAGGTCGAGAACCCGCGGGGCGGCGACCTCACTCGCGGCACCGGCCCGTTCCTCGACGGCGAGAGCTCGAATTTCGTGCGACTCAACCGCAACAAGCGCAGCCTTGCGCTCGACCTCAAGACCGAGGACGGCAAAGCACTGTTCCGGCGGCTCGTCGCGAGCGCCGACGTGGTGATCGAGAACCTGCGGCCGGGGACGATGGACGGCCTTGGCCTCGGCTACGCCGCGCTCTGCGACGCATCGCCGCGGCTGATCTACCTCGCGGCGACCGGCTTCGGCAACGACGGGCCGTACGCGCAGATGGCCGGGCTCGACATCATCGCGCAAGCGATGTCGGGCTTGATGAGCATCACCGGCG